A single window of Candidatus Margulisiibacteriota bacterium DNA harbors:
- a CDS encoding nucleoside-diphosphate kinase, with amino-acid sequence MVEKTFFMIKPDGVARGLVEEILKRVTNEPGLRIAESREVSVTRQQAESLYAPHLGKKFYDGLIKFITSGPVVANLVEGEGAISRIRELMGDTDPLAAERGTIRGDLKEAEVINHDGIIKNLVHGSDSAGAASRELAIFFSRS; translated from the coding sequence ATGGTCGAAAAAACCTTCTTCATGATAAAGCCTGACGGGGTCGCCCGCGGCCTGGTCGAAGAGATCTTGAAGAGAGTGACCAACGAACCAGGGCTAAGGATCGCTGAAAGCCGTGAGGTTTCGGTTACCCGCCAGCAGGCAGAATCGCTATATGCTCCTCATCTCGGGAAAAAATTCTACGATGGCTTGATCAAATTCATTACTTCAGGTCCGGTGGTCGCCAATCTTGTTGAAGGAGAAGGAGCGATCTCCAGGATCAGGGAGTTGATGGGAGACACCGACCCATTGGCGGCTGAAAGAGGGACTATTCGGGGAGATTTGAAAGAGGCTGAAGTTATTAATCATGATGGAATAATCAAGAACTTGGTCCACGGTTCTGATAGTGCCGGCGCCGCCAGCCGCGAGTTGGCCATATTTTTCTCGCGATCATGA